The Toxorhynchites rutilus septentrionalis strain SRP chromosome 1, ASM2978413v1, whole genome shotgun sequence genome contains the following window.
tatacataatactaaaaacATTTCGttttgagttcgaattttctcgaaacgagttactcgtttcgaaatgcgcaatgctaccccagggcttggaaatattgagcttgttaagtaatattgaaaatatatttttatcagtgtaacgcgtttattttgcttgtcgatgctgttgtcattcattcgacggcaaacaaatttttaactgtgttcattcatattcattctgtgctatctgagctttccttaaagctcgagtcatgagaattcattcacatttattcattgccattgaattgtcgggaatgttgtgactgttcgttttcaatatcccgatatgtgtgtgattttctcattgagccagtgccttgcttattcagttatttttgaagttactccgaaagggcaacgcaaatcgaTGGCGCAaacggaaatgccaacaaaagagcaagatctgcatgcacactcacagctaaggattgcttaggcttggacggcgaggagGCATTCTAcagaatcgatccgagtagcgaatgcaaacttcatcagccaaagctggatgttggcaatttcatccgctaatcctatagcacagtttgatccgtttgcaaaaggaagctcgaaatatttCCATTGAGAAGgttaaaaaaagttgtgtcatggcgtacacgattccaaaagcaaaaaaatcgaacagattatgAATCACTGAAGATGCCAcaatcgcatgaacctctgacaagtcaaaaacatcttttttgacaaaatggcggccgtttgaaaagcaaaatgcggtttaaaacgttgtTTCTTACgttctccgatttttttaaaatagtaaaacttaaaaaattgaattttttagaggtttatgcgataaagatgcatacagattctattcatataagttcgacatgaatcggttcagtagaacttgagatatcgcgtacgccagtttgaaaaaaatagtttcgagaaaaacgcgtttgaagtccattgttatggccgtaccaggttagataccgcatcacttaaatggctctaactcggtaaataataggattttcggtAAGTACTTTCTAGGGTActacaaaaactacaaaaatatgaaggaacaaaaattgatttttttgaaatttctagTCTAGAGTACTGCCTAAATGATATTTCCTTCgctgtgtccctgtttcatatccctcctatctgatctaaaaacttttacttagtagcggcaatacatacacacactctctacagatacacgggccgaaggttgtgcagtccactgatcattcaacaagagccaaaggttgtaccgctcatgacaactctacacgagctgatgattgtgctggctagtgaccattctatcctggattcctcgagtcgagaagacgcaccacaatagatatggggtacagactagaggggcgctgctgattaatggtcagctgcatcccaataggaagtattccgtgtcgggcacacgtacagagcattgcagACAGCAACattccaattacgaaaacacttgtaatactaacctcgagccaaacgcgagtaatcggttacatattgtgtgctataagctaaatctataTTTAAATCACAaactttgtagagtccaaacatgcctgtcacgatagtgtcttattactaaGTGTTTACTAATAGAtgaagaaaccattgaaacattgctcatataattactgttttctgtacactgcactgcgatgaacaaagagaagcaattgtattctttaatgttataattacctaaatttctgcatttgaatcttcaagtagataatgaaacaatcagatcagtagtaaaattaaaataatattggttcttagcattataactcctcgtaTTCGATATCGaaatattccacatactcagcatttactcatatcgctggtgtaagtcactccaccatctttatgcgattgatcggtaatcatgttgctaaaattaccaacattgccgattgcctttacaaattcaatcaattgaaaaaatacGAACCGAActtgttcttatcatatcccagagtattcacgaaaaaagtactatcatagactcgcaaccaATCCAGAGcatcttttccagacatttcactaaatttcttctgaatctttttgattttatccgaaaataattggaactaccgacggagacatTTTGACTGTTATGGGAAATGTAAACACTAAAACTGCAGACAAAGCAATCTGGTAATTACGTCttgctatgcgaacaaatgttcatcgaaacgattgattgtccgcgcaaatagacgcaagcgtttcctaaatggaaaaaaatatgtttaatccgCAAAAactcctaggccctctttttgccgataatatccttcgactggacagattatttcattggaaatttgcatggttacgcttgtaggcaaaaaaaaacaaaattgtgttttctcaacactaatggtgataacgtctcctatgcaaacatgggcagtaaaAGCGTAACAATGTTGTATTACaggaatttacatttaatgcgacattccGAGGCACCAATCATTGTTGCATTGGgggcgattttgacctgtaattggacattggcgatGAGCTTGGTGCAGTGTCGACGTCTAGttgcgactttcaatgtggggccataatttgggtcccgaactcgatgtttacaaaaatgccctattagaggtaaaaatgtccaattgaaCATGTCCCATTTCAGGTCTTTCCAGTTAACTAAATGTCGCATGTAATTCACTGTATTTTCATGcttgttttcatgttaactTTCTTGACATCCCATCGTATTTTGCCGACGCTATTTTTTATCGACACTGCCTGACAGCTCTCGTTGACATACTTTGACAGTAAAAGCAGATCCATCGAAGAAAGGGCAAATCGCAAATGTTTTGTTTGAGTAAGTTTTGTAAAAACAGTGCAAATATTCTGATTTTCTCCTAGAGTTTCCTAAGAAAATCAATCTTTATATGTGGCAAACACCAATGGCGCACAATTCGGGTAGCGAGGATCAACGTTTCGATGTGTTCTACAACGAGGTAGCTACGATTTGCTCAGGATGTCCGAGTTACGACTGACCTCCAAtgttattttgtttggttttagGTAAAACAAATTGAGAAACGCGACTCTGTTCTTACGTCCAAGCAACAGATAGACCGGCTGCTGCGTCCTGGTGCCTCATACTTTAATTTGAATCCCTTTGAAGTGCTACAACTTGAGCCAGATACACCCATCGAACAGATTAAGAAGAAATATCGCAGCCTCTCGATTCTGGTGCATCCTGACAAAAATCAGGACAATATAGAGCGTGCACAGCAAGCATTCGAAGTTGTCAACAAAGCGTACAAAATCCTTGAAAATGAGCTCACCCGCAAGCGATGTCTGGAGGTATACGAAGAGGCGAAAGATCGCACCGACATGATGATCACAGAGAAGCGTAAAAAGCTTCGAAAAGAAGGGAAGTCAGATTCCATCCCAGAGGATGATTCCGCCAAGTACAAACACGCAGTGTACGTGATGGTAATGAAGCTGTTCGCTGATATGGAACGCCGCCGTCAGCAGCTCGAAGTTCGCGACCAGGAGGAAAGAAAGCGCAAACGCGAGCAGGAAATCGAGGAGGAAGAACAACGTAACTATCAGAAGGAGTGGCAGAAGAATTTCGAGGAATCTCGTCAGAATCGGGTCAACAGTTGGCAAAACTTCCAAGCGAGCGCCTCGTCGTCAACCCCGCCAATCCCGTCGACTTCGAGTGTATCGGCGGCTGTGGCCAAACCTAAAAAAGCCAAGAAGGCCAAGTATACATCATTCAACCCACCGAAAATTAAGCCCGAAACTCGATAAGTGTTGTTCCCCCGGGTCGACTATTTTCTATGCTAAGGCTTTTCATTCCTTCTCTGAAGCGAACATACACACGTACATGCGAGACTTCCCTCTCTTCGGTTTGTTTCCAGCTGCTTTCGGGCCGCATCCATTTTTACGCAAACGTTACGATAAAACGACGCATTTTCTACATCCGCAGTAAACCGTTGTTGCGGAATATCAACAAAACgatgaaaaaaaagagaagCCACATTTCAACTCGATATCGGTAGGGACAACGGACATGAAATCTTCTGTAGGAACTTATCGTATGATAGATCGTGTAAAtcacagaataatctgtatggatgaaattttagaattaataaaattaaaatgtaaACTATTCCGGGTGGTGTTTTACGTTACGTTTGGTCGGTTTCAGAGcgaatttgaatttgttttttcgtTCTTTTATGTCAATGCTTACAAACAGCAATGAATCCTGTTAGCGACcggttatttacaaaaaatgagtATCTCAGTATTGAAGTTTCCGCATGCTATATAACAACGACAACACAATCATAATGATTGTCTCAATACACAACCGTAGGATATGAAATTAACGAATCACTCATTTGAGGATCCGCAGCCTCTGCAGCTGGGTTAGTGGGTAGCCAAAATAGTAGACACACATACCCTTGACTAGCCTATGaatagggcgcttgcagcgtgcatatgtattggtcacctgttgggcaggcaaaagagGTCACTGCATAAGATTTATGTTAAAAACATGCGAACATATGTGTCTACAtagaaatatttacttttaaCGTCAGAGCCATAAACACggagaaaatttgaaatttctgttatggctatgatccatatcaatggaagcagattgattattcaaaaaagtTGCACAGGAATAGTGCAAACTGCACTTTGtgattgtatagccggattaggtgaaTATGTTCCCTTGTAGGATTTGTTATTTTTACCCTGGAATATAGGTCTCGTGAAGAAGTAGACTATAATGAAcattcgtgtgcagatatccttaaaCGGTGGTTAGTTCcgcaacaaaaaaaacgatTGATTATGCTGAAATTAAGGACACATTCAGCCAGAAAAATCAGCCAACCACCAGTTATGATTTCCGGATACCGGAATGCCCTGCGGAGAAGTGAAATATGTTTATAAGAGATTTTATTGGAAACggagaaaatccatcaattagCTAATTCATGGAAAACACAAGGAAGCGTTCGAACGTGAGCTCGAGCCTTTGTGACTTTAATCTAGGCATGTTGATAATCCTTTCCTGccaatttttcgattcaaattgagtgggaaagtcgctcaatgaacatcgcaGAGTAAGTGCATGTGTCTCACAAAAACTCTTGTTCATGAAATAGCTTGCCCAGCTGTTTTACAAAGCTCATGTTAGttctatgaaatatttcgcGCTAGTAGAAAAACCGcaactatatttaaatcatctacaagaacacctattgataatgaatccgcttctgctgcatGGAAACTACGAATATAAACAAGCGATGTGTGCCCAACACATGCTCTGTATATATGTGTAGCCTCATAAATGAACTGAGCTGTATCATCACTACAATAGTTTGTGTTTGTTGGTGCTGTACCTACAGCTGCCAGTCCTTTTCGCATAGCAAGATAATAAACTACAAAAACATGAGGCGTATGGAAAAGCGAAAATTTTCCATTCGATATCCTAAGTTTCACaggaatgaaaaaaaagctttaaaatTCACTGGAAGAGGTATACAAATCTCATTGTGGCTTATTTGAAAATGAGAAATTTGGACAATAATATAATAATTGAGGGTTGTTCAGTttagagcagcagcagcagcatgttCGTGCAAAGTTCGCACTTTTAGGGAATAAGGAACAATCAGCTGCTCTGATATTTTCCATCATTTAActttcctatactcgcgcatacgtctgacagaccgagaatcaatgaggtggctgaataaaatgactattaaaactgaatgaagttagagaaagaatattttctggagttcttTCATTCTATTATAtccttttctttaaaaaataccaataacgcctaaaaatacacaatacagtagaaccccgattatccgcgaaatagtgtGGCTAGGccaccgcgtataacgaaaatcgcggataacgcgataAGGGATTAAAAATTAAGTGCGAACacgaaataaagatatttcaacgcgaaaactatgttttatcgatataaaaatcattaaactatccatttgTAAGGCcttgtacaccagtggtcagataatgtgtaAGTCATGACCAAAATAAGAGAGCAAGTGCCAACCTCTCACTGACGAATTTCGAGAAGCTCTATAAAATTCTATAAAAACTCTATTAAATCGGGGTTCTACCGTAATAacattacagagacacgcataGTCTGTGAGTACTTAAGTTACGaatttgcgcgcgagtacatgAGAGTTAATGGAAAATGTTCTCTGGCCTTGTGGGCAATATTCTCAATGTTTTTAGTGTTGATAAGCTTCTTAGAAGGATGACATTGCACATCCACCGATTGTTGGAGCATTTTGAAAAGAGAAATATGGTTTAcattagagatgaaacggatatccggtaggTATCCGGCCGGTTACCGGTTAAGATAAGCTTTAACACAATAGGgtataaacatcattcacacgtaattaaaaataaggtgtaattactgacatgtcaaaaatgttatttatatTGTATTATCAacgttttattcattttcatcaCTCTCGCTTCGTTTAACAAGTGTGAAAGACGAAAATGAGCTGGTTGAGACCCAACGCACTACTCCATCAAGCCTAACAGTTGTTGGGTCTTCAAATTAGTCAATGTTTCGCCGATCATAATAATTTCGATTTGTAGTGAAGTAGATGTACCTCCTTTCAGACTATAATTTCTGAAAACAGTTCTAAGTTTGCTTTCaatctcaatgaaaataattcattGTTGATTGCAAGTAACTTTTACTCTTACTCGACCAGTATTAGAATTATTCCAACGCACTTACAAAAATCTCATGATTATAATGAAAAACcatcatcagaaaaaaattgttccagATTCCCTGTAGAAAACGTGATACTCTATTGAATAGAATATTCattctaaacgaaaaatttaatattcgttcagaatttttatttaaaactgTGTTTATTTCTTTCTAACATTAAATGCTTTATTTGCTTCATGTCACATGCCGTTTCTCTTGGTTTTGTATTTGCTAATAAAAAGCGAAACATCCGGTCGCCGGATATTCGGCTATCCGGCCTCGAAGAACAAGAACAACATCTTTTGtgtcatattccgaacacttcatttctaaatttaaatttactaaacttttatgtttatcgaataatgaaaactctgacattctttggggtatAAACTTCATTTTGAcaccatttacaggtatcgatacagcctataatttataatattaaatatttgtaaaaaagtaacagtcaaaaccaataatATAGTGTTTGCGTTAacaaatttcgtaaaaaacaagaatcgtttattcttctgtttttgcagttgtttgaattattttgtttgctgttttcatgttaaatgCTACAAAAGGTAAGAATCTCCAATAAATGGAtgagaaaaatcatattttatgcagaaatcttcattaaaattacaaTTAaggtagtgttcggaatatgattcaaatttctacgcatgattcaacttccgaacacttcatttttaattgtaaatttgctgaactttaatgttataaataattaaacAATCATGCCATTCTCtggggtataggcttcattataacatcactagctgacccggcaaacttcgtcccgccaaagattttttttttgttatcaataccttcaaacattcacgttttcttagggtgctcatacactgtttgaccgaagccaaatatttgcctctttttgacagataaaatttggtcaacgtgtactgatcaaatatattctacacaaatcACGACAagcaaaaattcaattattggatgcctaaaatattttttcagtctgttcttcgaacctgtcggtatacGGTTAGGTTACCTTTAATATcgcagttgattttttccatgttcggtgtttgatattgtttactactgttgaaaattgaagagtggcaaacaaaatagtgtttgtacaaatatcaaatcaaaccttatctgtcaaaaaataacaaatatttgacctccgggcaaacagtgtacggccacctttaacattagcaagttcatgggtccaatcgcagaactgttcattgattgatgttctattcgtctccgttgaatttactttttactataaaattcctaatatttctaacaaaactcatcattataatatcagattattttcagacacaattctcgttcaagatttttcaaccacttgtaaataacatgtttctccgttacatggaataaatgttttatacagaaaatatgatagaataaaggccctaaatcggacaattccttcctcgagttctgctcttatcaacacatctggcgatcctttttttgggtatagatagaagaagatataggagtgcgtttcatcatattaaaatccatttccagtttcgcacaaagatcaatttcgttagcacaaacatcaaatggactaacagtccttgtcactatgtacttgtagaacatatgtcaatttaattttccgaattttccctttttccttcagagttttccgaaaattttcaattgtcatgtttggctgaAATATTTTCGGTTGaactatgtgtaatatttttatgggaccccctctccattccagagcagagcggggtgtcataccataatagaaacatttctcatactcaaaaaccctcacatcccaaattgtgcttgattaactttcgagttatgcagaaatttgtgtttcatttgtcccagagagtgggaggagtgtctaaccaccatacaaatatttcttgcatcctaaaacctccacatgccaaatttggtttcgtttgattgactaattttcgagtaattcagaaatttgtgttccatttgtatggcagccaccccttaaagagggggggtggggagtctaaccatcataggaacatttattgcaccctataacctccatatgcttaatttggttccttttgcttgatgagttctcgagtaaagcagaaatttgtgtttcatttatatggcgaAAATAAAGccaattttaggacatttttttATGACTACCCCTTTttccgataacgcgttttaaacggtgaacaaaattcttcatgcacaactctaacattacgacttcgatgctgttgaaatgccgaattatttcttctttaggttagatttcttctttaagttcaaattttgtggcttattaacatagcaacggtccttcaccgttgctatgttaataagccaccgTAAAGTA
Protein-coding sequences here:
- the LOC129763128 gene encoding dnaJ homolog subfamily C member 8: MWQTPMAHNSGSEDQRFDVFYNEVKQIEKRDSVLTSKQQIDRLLRPGASYFNLNPFEVLQLEPDTPIEQIKKKYRSLSILVHPDKNQDNIERAQQAFEVVNKAYKILENELTRKRCLEVYEEAKDRTDMMITEKRKKLRKEGKSDSIPEDDSAKYKHAVYVMVMKLFADMERRRQQLEVRDQEERKRKREQEIEEEEQRNYQKEWQKNFEESRQNRVNSWQNFQASASSSTPPIPSTSSVSAAVAKPKKAKKAKYTSFNPPKIKPETR